tatctttcttttttttttgaaataaaaacagttaacaattttttttaaagtttcactATGAAATTTGACCATTTCCCcactgataaaaaattaaatttactgacaggaattttatttttaaaaaagttgcagaaataataaattttcttaaaactgtagaaattatttttttgtaaatataaaaattgctgaaataatttcagaattgcagaaattatatttttttaaaatatataaaaattgtagaaactatgttcaaattgaaaaaattatatattcttTTAATACAAAaggtgcaattttttttttgacggaCTCCTAAAGTTACCATAAAGAAGCCGTATTTGGCGCCctattttggaggaaattcgaaaaaaatcactttttcaagGTATTTTTGTTACAGTTGCGTTGCAAAAATAGTAGAAATGACAAATaaaaaaccagcaaaaaaacaaaagtcaaaaaaaagaagatgctCAAGAGAGCCCTAACTTCGTTGCCAGACACCGCATAAAACACATTTACTTCCCCGCCGTTACCACCATAACAATCACGACACTTTTTCGTTCACTTCTCACtctgttcttcttcttcttcttctcgctCGTCGTCGCTTTACACCTATAACgttcaaataaacaaaaaaataattgtgtaGTGATGTATCTCTTTTTGTCTCCGTTGACACCACCATCACTACCACCCTTTGAGGAGAGAGCATGAAGATTACTGCTGCTGGGGGGGGGCTTAGTGAGAAATAGGAGATGATATAGTGATTAGAGATACATACGTTTTAAACTATGAGTGAGTGATGGCAGAAAACTAGGGAAAAAACTaccaagaaaacaaaacaaagaaCTCTCGGATACTAAtctttagttttatttttttttgtcttgcTTTACGAgaaagaaaaagcaaaatgaCAGCTTTTTTACTCACAGAAAAACGTTGTTGagctcactttttttttggctttttttaaatgaaaaatcctACAGAAAATGTAGCCattctgaatttatttttaagagaatcagaaaaatgtgcTTATCACGTTTTACGATTATGGCAACAATTTAAGGAGTTTTAGTACTTTTCTCtctaaaaaaacgtttttactggaaattttttttctgataattttgccaaatttgcaggaaatttttccccacattaaaaaattgttcaaactttatatcaggggtgggcggcaaacgatttttccggcaaatcggcaagttaccggaattgaatatttccggcaaatcggcaaaccgccaAATAGCctgaattgaacatttccggcaaataggcaattttccggaactgaaaatttccgacaaattggcaaaccggcaatgtgccggaaaaacggcaaactggtgaacttgccggaattgaaaatttctggtaaatcggcaaaccggaaattggccgaatttgccggaaaaacggcaatcgctgaaaatttttggcaaattgtggttttacacacttttttttggaaatttcagaatttaaattttaatcggcaaaattgtacgcgtcctatgaatgttcctacatttattttaaaaagtaaaaaaattatatgaaatatctaaagaaaacgggaaaaaaatttcaaaaaagcacagttttaagtgtttccgtattataaaaaaatccccctaaacacttccggcaaattgatgttcggcaaatggcaaatcggcaaaccggcagtttgccgaattgGTCGAcaaaaaagttgccgaaaaatttctgagTTAAAAACtgccattttgttttttcccgtaaagaaaaactaaaaataactaGAGATTAGTAGATATTTGAGTTTTGTTTTGCACTCCCTTCACCcaattttaactcaaaaaaataaataaatatttattattccATCTCATTTCTCTCTCATTATATATATCTATCAAcactccaattttcagatgaacaACGAATGTGTGGTCTGAGTGAGCTTGTGACATCGTGTCTCACGTCATCTCGTTTGAAGGCTATCgacgaagaagatgaagaagaaaattgtAATGATATTGAAATTGTTGGATTGAGCAAGACGACGACAAAAGTGAAAAGATCCAAGAAAGTTCTGTCTTGCCCGATTGTTTCGAGTAGTACGAAGAAAGAGAATGGAAATGCGGCGCCATTTCTCAAATCTAGTCAGTTCACGGATGTTCCACCAACAATTCGATTCTACACAAAGGGGACTAAAGTATGATTAAttaaaatgcgtattgcacagcatatttgacgcgcaaaatattttaatatctcgtagcgaaaactacagtaatttgtTAAATGACTACTGATTTTTATTCGCTTTTTTGCCATTCATTGatgaattattaaaaaaagaatcgaaatgacaagaaaaaacaacgaaaaatccgaggaaaattaaatatcgATGTCACAATTCGAAAGGAAATTAACTTCGAAAATCCAGCTCGTAAATCAACATAAGTGCTACAGTAGTtctttaaagaattactgtagttttcgctacgagatatttatatattttgctCGTCAGATATGTTAcgtattctcagaatttagtgttccAAACATAATAAAccaaaatgtattttccagGTAACAAAACCCGCCAGAAAGATTCAAGCAAGATTGACATGGTGTCACAATAGTCTTCTACCAATTGTCATGCGTCAAACGTTGGCAGCCAGTCATTTTACGGttagttgaaattgaaaaaatgatattaagaacagaaaaaataacttgaaaatttcgtaaaattcgTAAAATGTGGATgttgctttaaattttttggaatgtccagtatgatttaaaaaaaaagaaaatgtataaaaaattgGCTCTTAAATGCGCAAATTCCCTTTTAGAACTGCAAAAccaactaatttttaaaaaatttcaaaaaaaatatccggTTTTTTGGGTGATATTTCAGAGTACTGTAACGCTCTACATTTCCTATCAAGTCGcaatttttgtgaacatttagtaaaaaaaaaattaaaaattttatcttttttacaccattttttgaatatattttgacAAGTTTCTGGTATTTAAAGCTATAATTGTACTGTatggtactgtagtttcagaaaaatgtgtttaGTTCCAATTAATGGAGGATTATGATTACAATAAGTGCTttagggtactgtagatgtACTATAGAAGTACTGTAGATTACTGTATTAAAAATATCGCCTTTTGAAAAGTCGTTGAGTTtgttggatttaaaaaaatttaaaaaaaataaaaaaagggaaaattgaaTGGACTTTTCAAAAAGCGGATTTTTTTGATACAGTAATCTTATAGTACCCGTAGATTACTCTCACAGtacctttttattttaaagtactggagtactgtaggactaCTGTAGGCGCAAAAAGTAAATTCAGTTGCCtctaataattcaaaaatgaatttttccagGTCGTCGACGAATCTCTGTTCTATGTCGGATATTGGGGTCGTCATCTGAAATCAGCCCAATATCGAGCTCTCCAACCACATCAAAAAGTTAATCATTTCCCTGGAGCATTTCATATTGGACGAAAGGATCGGTTATGGATGCACATTCGAAAGCAGCAAGAACGTTTTGAAGGCGAATTCGATATTATGCCATTCACATATATTCTTCCAACTGATCGAcaagaacttttgaaatacttGGAGACGGATGCATCGAGACATGTTATCGTCAAACCGGTAAATTTAAAGAGGACTTTTAATAgaagatttataaaaaaaactattttccagCCAGCATCAGCTCGTGGAACGGGAATTTCTGTTACTAGAAAACCGAAAGATTTTCCAACAACTGCAACTCTTGTCGCTCAGCAGttcgtttttctattttttctctcaatatatcaatttccaaagaaaaattccaaaaattaatataaattcaGTTATATTGAACGTCCACTGACCATTAATCGTGCAAAATTCGATCTTCGTCTCTACGCGTATGTTCCAACATTTGAACCACTACGTGTTTATATTTATGATCAAGGATTGGTCCGGTTTGCCAGTGTACcgtaagttgattttttttgaatttgaatttgaaatttttgaaatttttcttattttcagatacagTCACTCGGTCTCAACTATCTCTAACAAATATATGCATCTCACTAATTataggtttgtttttttttcatgaaaaaagtgCTTATAGGACTCAAAATATCCTCAACAGGACTGttgttttttggattttttacgtttttcgcaccaaaaacacaaaaaatattgtttttcaaaactgttatgatgaaaaaaatcgaaatttgcttgtttttttttgtttttggtcgaaaatttttttgcaacagcTCTGATTCCCAAGCATTTAATCGAAAATATCTCGatgattttcagtgaaaataaaaaaaactttaaaaaattttgaaaaccggaaaaaccgaaaaactagaaaaaaaagtttgtattcagaacgaaaattttcggttttttgaaaaccggaaaaaattttataaaaaatgtatgatGCTGCtgtttggcaattttttgtcgacaaatttggcaaattgccagtttgccagaaatttttaattccggcagtttgccgatttgccgaaaattttcaattccggcaacttgccggtttgccggaaaaaatcgtttaccACCCCTGTGGTGAAACTATTTATATAtgtagaattttttgtgagttaataaaaaaatattttgtcgaatttttaaagttcaactttttctgagaaattcgGAGATAAATGTcgccagaaaaaaacaataaaaattcaattattggcccccccccccccccccccccactaatttttcaaaccccCCTCATTACAGTATCAACAAATTAGCTGAAGCCGACGGCGTTGCCAATAAACCAGTACCAAAATGGACTCTACACCATTTATGGGAACACTTTGATGAAATGGGTGTAGATCGTGAAAAGATTCAgagagaaattgaagaagtCATCATTAAAGCATtcatttcaactgaaaaaccaATCAGAGAGCACATGTCACGATTCTTGGAACAGGAATTCATTTGTTatgaactttttggaattgatATTATATTGGATGAAGACTATAAACCGTGGTTGTTGGAAGTCAATATTTCACCTTCTCTTCATTCGGGAACTCCACTTGATGTTTCTGTGAAGGCTCCACTTGCAAAGGATGTACTCAATTTGGCAGGAGTATATGTTCCTCCAAGGTAATATACACTgctagaataaaaaaaacagagaaaatttccaaaaaaaaaagctttaaaagcCGTTGctaatttccaatatttcccGCGTTTTTGCAATTGGAACATTGTTTGATTTGCTggagagtttgaaaattttctaaccaaaattgttttcaggaccttctcagaatttttcacaagtttgTAGAagattctcgaattttttgaaaatttcccacAAGTTACCAGAAGtttctaaaactttccaaaaattttttttctccttagtttttcaaaagttctcagcagtttctgaaacattcttcaattttcgaaaagtcaGATTTtccgaaactacagtaacccgacagtagtcctacagtacctcGACCTAATATCCTTTCAAAAAACgagaactcaaaatttccgaaactacagtaaccctgcaGTACCCAACCCCATTATCTTTTTAATAacgaaaattcagatttttcaatattacagtaaccctgcaGTAATCCTACATTAATCCTACattactcctacagtaccccgactcaTTAGCctggcaaaaacaaaaaataaaaatttccgaaaatacagtaaccctacaatGCCCTAttcagtaaccctacagtaatcctacagtaccccgacacAGTTAATgatatctaaatttttcagtttcgacAAGCTCAGTGATGCGGATTATAGCACCCGTCCCCGTAATGGAAGGAAGAATCGTGAACAATTGATCAAAGAAGCTTCATGGGTTGCTGCTTATAAAGATCAACTTGGAGTAATCGataatcgaattttcaaacggCTCACCCCAGAAGATACTCGAGCTTTGGTTGAATTTGAAGACGAACTTGAACGAATTGGAGATTTTAAATTGGTCTTCCCAACAGCTCACACTTCACATTATCAAAAGTGAGTCTTCATGGAttgtattcaaatatttcgttttttttgcagatatttCGCTGAAACTATCTACATGAACATTCTGCTCCAACAATGGCAAATTGCTCAAGAAGATGATCGTTCAATTGGAATCAACCGCCTCGAACAGCTTTGCCGTCAAAAACACATGCAATCAGATCAGGAAACATCATTTTAAATCTCTGCCCATTTCAGTGCTAGAATTCCATGTTGCGGGTTATTATACTTACAGCTTCccagatttctttttttcctatcAAATGTGCCTTTCATTGTTTACAACtaattccactttttttccaaatttttttatgttgttgcctttctatgttttttctaTTATGAACGAATCTTGTTGAGAAAAAAGGATTCGAAAAGGAAAACATGTGAATATGAATCAGGTCTGGGCGGCAATTACAGTTCGGcagtttttttgtcgacaaattcggcaaatcggcaaattttcagtttgctgagtttccgaaaattttcatttccggcgatttgccgatttgccggaaattttcaattccgacaaacTGCCAATTTGtcggtaattttcaatttcggcaaattgtcgatatgccggaaatttggaattttggcaaattgccgatttgccaatttgtcgaaaaaatcgttttccgTCCATCTCTGTATACATcacttttaatgaaaatttcaattgagcGCCCAGGATTCAACTGAAATATTTCCCAGCGTGACAGTCTGAGGAATTACGTGGCACTATGACTACcgaacagaaaaaaacgcaaaaaaaactatagtaCAAGTGTTAGTATAAAATAGGAATTGTTCTCGtgacacacacacaaaagGAAAGAAATCTGAACTCTCCGTCGTATCTTCGTTCGTTCGTTTCCCAAATGTTTGTATAAatattgcttcttctttttttcgcccaattttcttctttcccGATGTGTCAGTAGTGTACAGAACCGTATATTGTTTACGTACATTTTGTGCCGAGGAATTCAAACATAATTTCAGTGTAAATGTGCACAGCCTTTATTTCTCTCTTCCTCcagttttactatttttttaataccgttttcttttctttttctttttcttttctcctctctctctctctctctctctctctctctctctctctctctctctctctctctctctctctctctctctctctctctctcatacCACTACCTTTTCATTTCTATTGTCATAAATGATTCTCGCTGACTATGTGAATGTCTGCCTCTTGAGAAGAAGTTGTTGTCGTTATCTATAATACAGATCGtcacttctttttttcgtatttcactttttttcccGCATGACATTTCATCTAAAGCCTTCCTCGTCTTGCGGTTTATCTTTGTTTAAACTTGTTCTTTTCGCTCTTTATTTTAAGATAGTGGAGTCGCATTGTTTGGTTTCGAGaatttagtttcaaataataatgaaaattgtggTACAGTgaaaagtttgtaaaataGTCTTCAAAGTCTattgtgaaacaaaaaaaaatttcagtgacagtttttggtaaactgccaagaatttttgagcactgCTGCAGATTTGTACAGTTATTACGGGAGCACAAAACTTTGAGACTCATGAAATATCTTGCAGCGagaactacagtacttctccaaattactactgtagcgtttgcgtcgatttacgggctcggttttatttttaaaaaaattaaaacaatttatttatcgatagaatattaCATTTAACtgtaagaaaaaaatgaaaaaataatgcgaagaaataatttttcatttcaaaaatctagcCCCGTAAATAAATCGACGCAAGAGTCATTTAAAGTGGTACTGTAGCTTTCTCTaagagatattttgcgcgtaaaatatgttGCCCAACACGCATTCTCACAATTTTGTGTTCCTGTAATAACTTTTCTTATTAATACAGCAGTTAAACCAGAactgggcggcaaacgatttaaaaaaaaatcgccaaattggcagaaatgaaaacttccagcaaattgtggttttgcaaattttttttggaaattttaaaatttcaattttagtcgGCAAAATTGTTcccatcctatgaatgttcctacatctattatcaccaaaaatatatgaaaatgcCTAAAGAAGGGAACACAATTTCAAAGAGGCACAGTTTCCGCCTTTTAACAAATCCCTCTAAAAGTCCCGGCgaattgatgttcggcaaaccgccaacttgccgatttgccgatttgccaaaattgtcgacgaaaaaaaaattgccgaacgaCACCCATGAGTTAAACTTCCACATACAGTACTCcaaaatttgcctgaaaatgaaGTAGCCTGAATAGCAtacaaactaaaaactttGCCTTTTTCGAATAAGCATCTGGAATAATTTGATGGTCCCTTGAAAGTCACCACAATACTTTTTTCGATGCATATTTTGAATGCTCAATAccttctttctcttttcacATTCCCACCTACATTGCCTAATCACCAATTCATGTCAACTGTAATAGAGTCGTTGACATTTAACCTAATACCTCCCATACTCTCTTTTGccctttcaaataatttcccTATTCTTTTCTCCCCCTTTTTCGTCCATGTTGTCCTTCTCTCTTATCACTTTGCTCAGCAATAAAACGGTTGGCCGGCCAGCGGTACGTGCCTTGTGCATCGATGTGACTCAGTTggcaaagaagaaaaaagtgtttctgctcgtcttttcttcttcatcttatTTGGTTTCTTTGTACAGATGTTTTCTAAagtagttttttcttcaaaacaatattgaaaaaagtttgtggaATCTACATAGTTAAGAATTA
The nucleotide sequence above comes from Caenorhabditis elegans chromosome III. Encoded proteins:
- the ttll-4 gene encoding Tubulin polyglutamylase ttll-4 (Confirmed by transcript evidence) — its product is MSSGYSSAPSVSHTSSDTDLNRIDSYDDGAEETTDEQRMCGLSELVTSCLTSSRLKAIDEEDEEENCNDIEIVGLSKTTTKVKRSKKVLSCPIVSSSTKKENGNAAPFLKSSQFTDVPPTIRFYTKGTKVTKPARKIQARLTWCHNSLLPIVMRQTLAASHFTVVDESLFYVGYWGRHLKSAQYRALQPHQKVNHFPGAFHIGRKDRLWMHIRKQQERFEGEFDIMPFTYILPTDRQELLKYLETDASRHVIVKPPASARGTGISVTRKPKDFPTTATLVAQHYIERPLTINRAKFDLRLYAYVPTFEPLRVYIYDQGLVRFASVPYSHSVSTISNKYMHLTNYSINKLAEADGVANKPVPKWTLHHLWEHFDEMGVDREKIQREIEEVIIKAFISTEKPIREHMSRFLEQEFICYELFGIDIILDEDYKPWLLEVNISPSLHSGTPLDVSVKAPLAKDVLNLAGVYVPPSFDKLSDADYSTRPRNGRKNREQLIKEASWVAAYKDQLGVIDNRIFKRLTPEDTRALVEFEDELERIGDFKLVFPTAHTSHYQKYFAETIYMNILLQQWQIAQEDDRSIGINRLEQLCRQKHMQSDQETSF
- the ttll-4 gene encoding Tubulin polyglutamylase ttll-4 (Confirmed by transcript evidence), with protein sequence MCGLSELVTSCLTSSRLKAIDEEDEEENCNDIEIVGLSKTTTKVKRSKKVLSCPIVSSSTKKENGNAAPFLKSSQFTDVPPTIRFYTKGTKVTKPARKIQARLTWCHNSLLPIVMRQTLAASHFTVVDESLFYVGYWGRHLKSAQYRALQPHQKVNHFPGAFHIGRKDRLWMHIRKQQERFEGEFDIMPFTYILPTDRQELLKYLETDASRHVIVKPPASARGTGISVTRKPKDFPTTATLVAQHYIERPLTINRAKFDLRLYAYVPTFEPLRVYIYDQGLVRFASVPYSHSVSTISNKYMHLTNYSINKLAEADGVANKPVPKWTLHHLWEHFDEMGVDREKIQREIEEVIIKAFISTEKPIREHMSRFLEQEFICYELFGIDIILDEDYKPWLLEVNISPSLHSGTPLDVSVKAPLAKDVLNLAGVYVPPSFDKLSDADYSTRPRNGRKNREQLIKEASWVAAYKDQLGVIDNRIFKRLTPEDTRALVEFEDELERIGDFKLVFPTAHTSHYQKYFAETIYMNILLQQWQIAQEDDRSIGINRLEQLCRQKHMQSDQETSF